DNA sequence from the Chryseobacterium turcicum genome:
ACTTCAACATCTTTCGCAACTCCTGCTCCTGTTGGATCATATTTAATATTATAATCTAAACGATTAATGGTAAACTTTGCTTGCAAACCTGCAACTTCTTTACCTTGTTGGTTTTTTGCAATACCACCAAAAGTTACCGGGATACTAACTTCCTTCGTTACCCCTTTAATCGTTAATTTACCTTTTAAAATGTAATTATTCCCTTTTTCTTTTGTAAAAGACCCACTTTCAAAACGCATATCTGGAAATTTTTCAGCGTCGAAGAAATCTGCGCTTTTCAAATGCTTGTCTCTCATCTCTACTCCTGTATTGATAGATTCTGTCATTACCTGAAAATTAAAGTGGCCATTATCTAAATTTTCACCAGACGAATGTACCTCACCATTAAATTTATCAAATCGCCCTTGCACAAAACTAATTCCCATGTGTTTAATATTAAAATTAATTGATGAATGTGCTGGGTCAACCGTCCAAGCAGTTTGAGCAAAAGTAAACATGCTTACCAAAGCAAAAGCAAAGCTTAATAGTATTTTTTTCATTTTTTAAAATTTATAATAACAAAGGTAACCACAGTTTCAATATAAATCATTGACCTATGGTAATTTCTTATTTTTTGAAAGAATTATTTTTGAATATAGCAAATGAACTGGGAACATCAGCAGAAATATGATTATTGAGTTACTGTACATCATTACCATCAAAAGATTTTCATTTTTGGAATCTGATAAATATAAAAACGGATTATTTCCTGAGAATATCAAGAAAACCCAATAAATAGCTTCAAATAAAACAGCGATTTTTAATATTGAATCATAGTTTTTTCTAAAAATAATCACTGTTACCAAACCTATTGCAGTAATAATTGAGCAAAAAATAAGAAGAGCTATTGAATACATTCCAAAATCTCCACCGGGCAATTTTAGATATTTTATAGTCCATTCTGTAAATTGAACATGCAATAGCGACATCACAACAAAAATCACTAAACTCAAAAAAATATTTTTCATAACCGAAAATTAAGTAAAATTGGAAAGAAAATTTCAAAAAAAATCTTCAACTTCGCAGTATGGCAAAACTCAAAACAGCATACGTCTGTCAAAACTGTGGTTCACAATACCCACAATGGACTGGTCAATGTAAAAATTGTCTAGAATGGAACACTTTGGTAGAAGAAGTGGTAGAAAAAACCTCATCAAAAACACCACCTTTTTCAAAATCAAAGCAAAGCGTTATCAATATCATTGAAGTTGAAGCCATTGAAGAGCCAAGAATAAAAACACCTTCCGATGAGCTGAATCGTGTTTTAGGAGGCGGAATTGTTTTAGGATCTGTTACGTTAATCGGTGGCGAACCAGGAATAGGGAAGTCTACTCTACTTCTTCAGCTTGCCTTAAAAATGAAGAAGAAAATTTTC
Encoded proteins:
- a CDS encoding YceI family protein; translation: MKKILLSFAFALVSMFTFAQTAWTVDPAHSSINFNIKHMGISFVQGRFDKFNGEVHSSGENLDNGHFNFQVMTESINTGVEMRDKHLKSADFFDAEKFPDMRFESGSFTKEKGNNYILKGKLTIKGVTKEVSIPVTFGGIAKNQQGKEVAGLQAKFTINRLDYNIKYDPTGAGVAKDVEVSLFLELVK